In the Panthera uncia isolate 11264 chromosome D2, Puncia_PCG_1.0, whole genome shotgun sequence genome, one interval contains:
- the ANKRD1 gene encoding ankyrin repeat domain-containing protein 1: MMVMKVEELVTGKKNNSGETGEFLPEDFRDGEYEAAVTVEKQEDLKTLPAHSLSLGEQQWKIEKEREAELKKKKLEQRSKLENLEDLEIIIQLKKRKKYRKTKVSVVKEPEPEIITEPVDVPRFLKAALENKLPVVEKFLSDKNNPDVCDEYKRTALHRACLEGHLAIVEKLMEAGAQIEFRDMLESTAIHWASRGGNLDVLKLLLNKGAKISARDKLLSTALHVAVRTGHYECAEHLIACEADLNAKDREGDTPLHDAVRLNRYKMIRLLIMYGADLNIKNCAGKTPMDLVLHWQNGTKAIFDSLKENSYKTCRLASF, from the exons ATGATGGTGATGAAGGTAGAAGAGCTG GTTACGGGGAAGAAGAACAACAGCGGAGAGACTGGGGAGTTCCTTCCTGAGGATTTCAGAGATGGGGAGTATGAAGCTGCTGTTACTGTAGAGAAACAAGAGGACCTGAAAACACTTCCAGCCCACTCCCTGAGCCTGGGGGAACAGCAGTGGAAGATTGAGAAAGAGCGAGAGGCAGAG ctcaagaagaaaaaactagAACAAAGATCAAAGCTTGAAAATTTAGAAGACCTTGAAATAATCATTCagctgaagaaaaggaaaaaatacaggaaGACTAAAGTTTCGGTCGTGAAGGAACCTGAACCTGAAATCATT ACGGAACCTGTGGATGTACCTAGGTTCCTGAAGGCTGCCCTGGAGAATAAGCTGCCGGTAGTAGAAAAATTCTTGTCAGACAAGAACAATCCAGATGTCTGTGATGAG TATAAACGGACAGCCcttcacagagcctgcttagaaggACACTTGGCAATTGTGGAGAAGTTAATGGAAGCTGGAGCCCAGATCGAATTCCGTGATATG CTTGAATCCACAGCCATCCACTGGGCAAGCCGCGGAGGAAACCTGGATGTCTTAAAATTGCTGCTGAACAAAGGAGCAAAAATCAGTGCTCGGGATAAG TTGCTCAGCACAGCACTGCACGTGGCGGTGAGGACCGGTCACTACGAGTGTGCAGAGCATCTCATCGCCTGTGAAGCAGACCTCAACGCCAAAGACCGA GAAGGAGATACCCCTCTGCACGACGCCGTGAGGCTGAACCGTTACAAGATGATCAGACTCCTAATTATGTACGGGGCTGACCTCAACATCAAGAATTGT GCTGGGAAGACCCCGATGGATCTGGTGCTACACTGGCAGAATGGAACCAAAGCAATATTTGACAGCCTCAAGGAGAACTCCTACAAAACCTGTCGCCTGGCCTCCTTCTGA